In Zingiber officinale cultivar Zhangliang chromosome 1A, Zo_v1.1, whole genome shotgun sequence, the DNA window AGGcacctcacttcctcttctttgtCGGTGGCTGCTGCAGCTCCTCGTCTTCTTCATCGTCTTCCTCTTCTTCGTCTTCATcgtcttcctcttcttcatcatCGTCATTATCATCATCGTCGGCATCTTCCTCTTCACTTCCTCCACCTTTGGCCTCGGGTCCATCTTCCCCATCTCCTTCATTGTCGTTCTCTTCTCCGGAGAAATCATCGTCGCCTCCATCGTCTTCTGGATCATCTCCATCCTCATCATTCTCATCCTCATCGTCATTGACATCTGAATAATCGTCATCCTTGTTCTCCAGGACAGCTTCATGTTTGCCTCTTCGAATCATTCTTCATGGGAAAAACACACAGTAAGTGGCACTATAACTAAAAGACTAGAGTATGTTAGGAGGACCTACCCAAAAATAGCTTTCACCTCTTCACTGACGGGGGCAGCTTCAACTGATACCTGAAACAGGTCCAATTTTAAGTGCAGCAGAAGGAATATGATCCACAATGTCAAGGAAATGGAAACTAAAAACACTGTCTTCTATGCAGAAGAAACATCTAGAATTATAGATCCATAGTTCTCAGATTAAACTCTAAAAAGTGCACATCATTATCGAGAAGTTCAGCAGATGATCATATCAGTAGCATCCATTTTCATTGATATGCTCAGTGAACATGATTGAATGGTACCGAGAGAGTATTTATCTGAAAAAAAGAAAAACAGTATAGAATTTTAAAACATCAAAAAGAAGAGAATAAACACTTCAATCAGGCTTCTAGGAATAAATTCGTTGTGCCTAGGAAGGAAACATGGGGATCCTAAGAATTCTTACCTAAGAAAGTTGAACATCGGACACTCGTAATCATGAAACATGAAaccacaaaagaagaagaaaaaatcatTAGTGATATGCTCAGGATTGAAAACTAAACACCCAAGACAAATCATTTCCAGCTTATTTCAGGAGATAGCAATCTAACTTATGAGGACGGAGGACCAATATCATATGAATCCTACATTTAGCCCTACAAGCTGTACTAATATACTAATCAGAGACAAGGTACTTGTAGCAAGTTAGGCATACACATATCATGTGACCACAAGCTGGGTAAGCAGCAAACTCCACGATAGTGCAACAATGCAACATGGCGATGAGAAGGTAGCCTTCAAGCTGAGACACTACAACCGATAACTCCGAGAACAAAACTATTCTCATGCTCAGATAAAAGTGCGCCCACCTACAAAAGCTAATCCATCACAGATAAAACAGCTTATAAAGAAGAGATTAACCTAGTTCACTTCATCCGTTGAGCAATAAGGCATTCTACTTTGGTACATTGAGCAAACAACTTGAAAAGGGGAACAATGATCTAGAAAGCTTTCAAAAGAGACGATCAATCTAACTGGAGGTAGTCAAAATCGCATTCCTAATCCGTCAACAAAATACATCCTGATAAGCTCCACATCCTCCTGAGTGACGCCGACACGATTAAAAGAAACCCTAGATCGCCGTGAAAAAAAATGCGCGAGAAGCTAAATTTCACATCTTTATGTAGCTCGACCAAGGACAAGCAAAATTTCAGCTTCGTCCGTCATCAAATACCCAACTTCAATTAAAAccgaagaaaagagagaagaggGGAAGAAACCCTACCGTCAGAAGAAGCCAAAGGAGAAAAAGCCGTTCTGTTACCAATACGGACCTCGCCACCAGCAACTCCACCATGGAGAAAAAGGCAGTAGCTCCATCACTCTTGATTCGACATAATGCCTCCATATCTACCGACCAAGCAGTTAAATCCATAAGGAGAAGAGACAAAAGCGGGGATAAGAAACAATCTGCAACCCTAATTGCGGCAAAACACCAGCCCAGTACTAAAGATTCGTACCGTGGTCGAAGACGATGAGGAACGGTGGAAAAGAGAGCACCTTCGATTCAGCTTCAATGCAACAGCGTGAGATCTCTCGTTGCCCTCCTTCTCACCGTTTGCGTATGGATTCGATGCTTCCGATTTAGGGTTTTGAGGGATACGAGTCCCAGTATGGATCCTGTCCAAGCAGTCGTTTGAGCGATCTGTGCACTTAGGATTTCATCACGAGGAATCTATTCTTTTACGGCTTCCACTGGGTATTGCAAGAGATGAAAGAAACGTAATCTTGAACAAGATCCTCGCTATACGATCGTCCAACAACTGAACTCGCGTTGAATCCAATCGGAATCTAGTTGAAATGCTTGCGCATCTACGATATTCCAAATTTATATTCGTAGgttaatataaaattttctttaaattaaattaaaccacttattgaacaaatattttaaaactatcgAAAATATTAACATATAAACTTTAAATATACTAATTGAGCAAATAAGGTGATGATAGAATCTAATGGCTTCTTAGAGAGGTTTTGGGCTTCAAAATCTCACTGAAACATAACTATAAGTTGGCTTCTGGGATACAATGCAAGGCCTGAAATCCATTAGCCGCAAGGTGTTAATTTCTTGTTGCCGGCACCGCGAGGATTTTCGTCTTTCCAATCATCCCATGCTCTTGCCTTCTCCACCTCAGCATCGTCGTCGTCGTCAGTTGTTGATGCAGTGATGTCCTTGTGCCAAGAAGAGCTTGCTTCCTCCATCATCTTAGCGTTCCTCTCCTGCCATTTCTGCATTATTTCCATTTCGCGCAATCCAGCTTCCTCTATACTCATCGTAGGCAGTCTATATTCCAAACAGAATTGCATGATTAGTGTTCCAGACTAGACATGGAGCTCGACTAATATGCCCAAAAAAATTGATTTAGCTTCAGATAAAAGAATgagtaaataaaaatatataaaaaagatcAGTAGCagaaatttaaaaatatgttTAACCTGTGACCAGGTTGGAAGACTTGTGCCTGTATTCTTTCCCTCTCACTTGTTATCCTTCCACCAACGAGGCTTGCCGGTCCAAATATCATTGGTTGGTGCTTGTGTTCATGCGCTTGTGAAACTTTTGCCCTGCCTTCGATGACATCCTGAGCAAAGGTGGCGCAAGTGATAGGCTCTGCTGGCTTGGAGAAAACTGCTCGACTCGCTGCATTTCTATGCCAAGTTTCAGCCCGGTTGGCTCGCTCATCAAGCATCTCTTGAGTAAAATCTTCTCCTTCCTGCACAGTTACATCCAAAGCTTTGAATAATCAGTTATTAAAGGAGGAGAAATAACAAAATAGACTGGTGAACTTAGTACCGATAAGTAACAGACATATATGCCTGATGAGAAACAATATACTTAAAGATAGTAGTGCAGCTGTACAGACATATATGCCTGATGAGAAACAATATACTTAAAGATAGTAGTGCAGCTGTTGAGAGTATGAGTGGAAGATTAGTTATGCAGCGGACAGAATTTAGAGGACAAAGAGAAACAAGATTTGTAGAAGTGGGCAGCATCTAAAACCGACACAAAAACCACACCAATAGACCAATAAGGATATATGTACATATTCATACACTTATAAAAATGATGAGAACAATCTGAACCAAACAAATCCAAAACCAAATGGGTCATTTTGGTTTGATTTGAAAGCTTAGCAATTTCAGGTTTTGGTGCagtttcattttgaaaatttaaattctgATTTAGTAATTTACTTGAAAGATGGAGCAGTGCCTGCCATGCTTGGCTCTAAGGGAGAGAGCTTCTATGTCATTTAATCAGTAAATGAGCGGCCTCAAATTTAATAGCAGATTTTTTTTAGTAAAACACACAATTTTAGAAACACTAGAAGAACACCTAGTTAAATGAAGAGCTTTGTCATGGCATTGGCGTGCATGATGTTAGTGTTTGTGATAGTAATGGTTTGTTGATATGTGAAACCCAAAAACACAAAACGACTCTGAGATTCGATATCAAAaatcaacttttttttttgtttgaaaactaATCAAAATCAGCCATTTCAAAAGATGGAGAAAATAAGTTTTCCAAAATAGAAATGCGTGGTGTGTTGCACAATAAAGATGGCACCAAGATCTATACTGTTCATGTTACATGTAAAATTATGATCTATGCGATCTATGCAAATACAAAGAATGTCACTAAAATGCTGCCTTAAATGACGAGGACATTGAATGATTTTACCTTTGACTGTCTGTCCTTCACAGCAATGagcatttcttcttctttctttagcATGTCCAAGAGATCAAATGCCTGACAGAGAAGGGGAAAAATAAATACAAGATCAGCTATCTAATACAAATACAAAAGAAAATTCCCATAAATATGCACTGGAATGAATCTGAACATAGATAAACAAGTTTCAGATATGGACAAACTGACCTTACAAATAGATAAGGAAATTGTTGTAAGCCATGCCTGTAATATATAGCCAAAAAATGAATtattgcaagtttcggccacaatagtaCAACCAAAGTCATGCAATTTTTCTTACACTGATGTAAAATGATAAAACAAATTAACAAAAATGCTTTGGAAAAGAGTTTATTTACTAGTACAATTTTGAAAATGAAAGTGGTTGAGTATGACATAGGCAAATGCTGGCTGCAATAGAATAACTAAAGAGAGCTATACAATATAAATACACAGAATCAACACTATATAATGATAAATCTAAATCTGTTCACCATTAGTAGGGATTGCTACAGAGTAAAATGCTAAGAAATTCTAtggtaaaataaataaacataatttaaatacTGCTAAGAGCTGATCAACAATGACAACTATAAATCCTTGGTAAGCGTGACCATTTTGATAAATGTGAATGAATCCTGGGAGAAGAAGATCCAGTTTGATTCCACCTCCAAAGTTAAAGATGATGCGAACTAAATTGCAGTTAGTAATTTTAGTCACAGAAGGGTCGACATGTAATTTTCTTAAAAGCACCACCATCATCAAGCCAACCCATCTACTTACGGTTGGCTACATGGATTCCACAGTTGCAGCAGCATTGACAAAGGAATACATCAGAACATCTCTAGCATCTTCCCTAGTTAAGTTTTCTCTGGCTCTTCTCTAACATCTTTAGtatcctctggccttttcctcCTCTCCCTACTGTTGCTTTTGTCACTTGCTCAGTCAACTGCCGCTTCTTGTTAACGCCAAACTTTATACCATGGTTCCATCACTAGTAATATCcaaataaattaaatcatttcCATTATCTAACCAGAGTTTCTTTCACCCTCTacgtttatttaattttgaaactgAATGAAGTTCCAACGCTGAAACTTTAAACCTTAGCTTGACTGGAGAAATCCATGAAACTATAGTTTTTTTGGTTGCCCTCTATCCTTTATACCTTCAATTGATTAAATTCCTGTAACTATAAATCATCTCAAATCTATTATCAATCATTTTATCATCTCTTGAAGCTAGACTTAGTTGCTCCTAAGAGTAgaattttcattttaaatttcaTCTAGCTATATTATTTCTTTGTATGCCAAGATTCTGTTCTAAAACTGGTTGAACAAATTAAACAAAAAGAACCAATCCATTAGATCTCTAAATCTATAGCAACTTGTCGCTACCACTTGAGACTTGTTTCTGTACCAACATTGCAGATGCATTGCCAATGAAGCGGTTCAAAGTACAACATGATACAAAACTGTCCAACAAACCATAAAAGATATCATAAAAACAATTTAACAATCAATTCAATCAGTTTTTGAGGAAGAGTGTGCAGCCAGTGATGACTGAAAGGAGACAATCTTGATCTTGCTAAAACCTGTGCAATAGTGATTCAACACCCAGAATAACAAAAGAGCGAAGTGGCTTAAGATAGAATTAAAGAGATCATTTGATGTTTCATTTTCCAAACCTCTCTTTCTTCCTCTCCATCATCATCAAGTACATCTTCCTCCCCAACTTCAACTGGTGAAGAGAGAGCGGCTGCCCTCAATGACCGATGAcgcctttcttttttttctttaatctcttgcAGCTTCGCTTCTGCAGCTCTCTGCCACTTGAATCTGGCAATCTAGTAATAATTTGATcaacatagaaaaaaaaaagtaacatcAGACAAACTGGAGGAAATAGAGGGTCTCTTCATCCATGTATAAACAAATTAATACACCAATACAAAGATTGTTAAAGTTGATTAGTCAACTTCTTATCCCAAAAGCTTGAGTTGATGGATGGAGACGACTTCTAACACTAATCAATAGTGTTACATCACTAGCAAGATGAGAGGCAAACTGGCCAAGAATATCAACCGGTTTGGCATATCCCTTATATATCTCTACCTTTAATAGCAATATGGtataaatattttagaattatttgctGATTGAAAGGCCAaatcaacaacaaatacaaagAGAAAACAGCTCCAACTAAACTTATGCGCAACATGAAGTATGGGTGGTTTAAGAGTTACAGGCCAAGTTGAGGCTTGTCAAAACCATGCACAAGTGGCTGTGAAAGAATAAAATGAAAAAACCTGTATTCTGTAATTATCAAAATTTCATTGTTTACctacaaaataaagaaaacaagacTCAACAAAAGAATAAACTTCACAAAGCTTCAAAAGTTCAAAGTCAATAAAATGATAAGTGAAAGCAACACTGCAAAAGCAAATGACTGGCAAGAAGATAAGAAATATGAAACCCAAGGCTGACAGATCATAGTTTCCTGTATGCAACAGTTAAGAGTGTGTTTATCTCTTTATTGAAATAGTGAAGATCCACCTTTCTTGCTCTTCGTGTTGCAAAATTATCTGGCCCTCCTTGGCTAGAACTTTCCAACTCCGCTTCAGGAACAAGCTCCAAAGTTTCACAAATTGAAATGAACTCCTTTTACACATTGCAAGAAAATGAGAGTCAGAAGATCAAACCATACAAGTACTCGACTAGCAGATTACAGAGAAGCATAGGAAATTGATACTTTGGCTTAATGTTTGCTGATAAATTCTATAGAATCAGTGAATTACATTTTACCTTCAGGTGATCCTGAGAAATTTTAAGAACTTTTATTCTGTCATCTTCAACAGCCTTTTCTGTTAATTCCCCAATATAATACGGAACCTAGAGAATATACAAAGTTCATGCAGCATGAGATAAATTAGCTATAAAggaaaatagtaaaataatatcTACAAGCAAAATCACATGCAGCAGATGATGGAGAGGAAGAAGCATTATAAATATTTTGATCTTGAAGGATGACaactaaaattaaatcaaaacacACATTTTCAACGTGAGTGAAAATGGTTGCATCACAACATCAGCCACCTTAGTTGGCATACTGTCACTCCCCACATGTAACCCACATGCTCTTGCTATGCTTAGGCTGCAGGACGTGATTCTTAGAGAACCATAAATTGGGGAAAGCATAGTGACTCAAATTGCATTAGATGCATGATTCAGTAAGGAGTTTCAGACTATAATTTCAAAACGATCACTAATTGAGATAATAACTGTTGGAAGAAAAACAAAGTAGAAAATACAAGCAGGTTTGCAGGGTCCACCAACTTGCAACTCACCATTCTATATGATCTCAGTAAAGCACCCCTGACTATAGCCAACACAGTCAAATTCATAATGCAAGTAAATCTATTGCTGGTTATGGCAACCAGCTACAGCTCCCTACAGTAATAATCATAAATATATGGCGACAAAAAAAAGAGATATTTACAACTGGTTTCAAGAATAGATAGAGAATAACTTAAAATGAAAGAAGATGACAAAAAAAAGAACATATACAAGTCAaccaagcaaggaggagaagcaataataaGCATATCAATGTATATGATTTACACTATGTTTCCTGGATAACATGGAATTCCAGAgttcaaatttttctttttaagctCCTACTACAGTGTACATTGTTCACCACAAAGTCAAAAATCCAGTATGCATAAGTATTAAGAAGGTACAAAAATCAGAGTTGGAGATCAATATTAAAAACAAGAAATGCGCaaagaagtatatatatatatatatatatatatatacacatgaaAGCATTAAATCTCAGCAACCTACCAATTGTCAAAAAGAAACATATTTATTCAAATCTTACATAACCGTCAATATTGCAAAACGTACAAGGATTTGCAAATCATAGGCCCTGAGACATCACTAGGACGCACCCATACTAAAGAAAGAAAGCATCGAATAACGAAGACATAGCACGAAGAAAAGAAACACTAACCAACAAATACTTCAAATTGACCGTGCTAACATCGTCCTTCGTCTCATTCGACGAGAACAACCCCAGTTTACTTATCATCTCATCGCAGCGCCGCAGCGCCTGGATTCCCTTCCGTACAACATCCTGCAAATCAAAACTGCAAACTTTTAACCAAAAAAGACATACATCACAAGTGCTTAATCTCAAAGAGAACAGAGAACTCATAACAACAAAAACAAATCGGAGAGTCCTCCGGACCAAATAAAAAATGCCTCAGGCAGGGAAACAGAAGAGGAACCTGATCGACAGAAGATCCCGATGCCACGGAATGGATCTTCGAGGCCTCTTCGAACAGAGCCGGCAGAGGTATGTCATCCACCTTCCATTCACCCATCGGATCAAATCCAACTATGCTTGCTGCAAACCCTAGGTAACCACGAGAAGAAAGAGAGCTAgactcgatcgattggaaggagccgacaacaaggaggaaaagagaaagCGAGCGAGGCGGTGGATGCGACTTTTGCGTATTTCACCTTGAATGTTCAAGAATAGCATGCAATGGCCTGATTAGTCTTTAACGCGCCAATAAGTCGAATTTTAAGGGTGGAAAATATATAGATTAGTTAATTTGGAGCAATGGCCCATGGACTAGAATTCCCGAGACGGATTTCGGAAGAGCTATAACCGGTTGGAAGTCGATTGATGACCTGGCAACTTGACCGGAAGCGGAAGTCGgtcgaaataaaaataatatttctcaataaaaaaatttaatatctattttatataatatttataagCATATCTCGTCCTATATTTAAGTTATCACGTATCACTTTCAATTTAATCTTcagttataatttatttatagaaatttttccttcaaatataATGCATAATAAAAAGGTATTGAACTTTTAGGTTGTTCATCATTCGTACttttcgatttatcctgatgatcgataaaaaaaattttataggatTGAATTAGTCACTCCCAAAACAATTCAATGAGActgagtttatttttttttatagacaTATCTCACTCTAAGAAAGGATTAAATTAGCTAGTGTGGGACAGAATTACTATCATATGGTAAAGATTTATCTGGACAAAACTAAGAAAACAAAGTCTTCTTCACACTTTCCAACTACAACTCATTGTAACATACTCTTCCTtattaaaaaataagttaattttttatattaaatgtTAAACGGATAAGAACATATAAGTATGTTTTCTAATGTTGTgtcaatatatttataaaaaaaaatttattcgtGTTCTAAGATGTAACATAAAAAGAATCTTGACAATACATATGtttacataaaaaataattagaaaaaattattaataagtcTTAAAATAATGATTATTagtgtaaaagaaaaaaaatatattaaagtaaTTTCATTTTAAGATTCACTAAAATTAGGTAATAAAgggtttaatattttaataaaataacaagatatataaaagaaattattatgATGTCAGATTCACTTCCGCACCTCAATTTTTTCAACTGAAATAAATCGAAGCTCCCAAAAATAATTCAGACactccaagtaactttcaagagCCCGAGTGATTTTTAAACTCCCTGATTCATTTGAATCACGAAAATAAGATGTGAAAATGAGTCAAACACCATAACACTTCTATGTATATAGAGGGATGACATGTATACATGATAGAATTAGAATGTCTATCACTGCCAAGTGCTTTTATATTCATCATATCAACTTGGCGTATTTGAGCATGTCTTTTTTTTACCTTAGCCACTATACCAATAGCTAATAGTCATTAATAATTTATCTCTGGATTAACCCAAAGATAAATTAACAGAGATATTAGGTGATTGAATCGTCTTTTGCCATATTTAATATTCATCATATCCAAAATGATTTTCTATTTAAAGTCAAGGCAGGATGCTACTAGTTTTCTCTTAGTAAAACTCTTAGTATGcttgaaaaaaattaaagaataattgaTTCTATGAGAGTGAGGAAATCTCTTTTTAAATGATCATCATTttctatagtttttttttttttttggaatggtAAAATAATATATAGATCAAAGAAACTTATGAGTACTAAATATCTACAAAATGATAAACATGATCCAGACTTTGAGAAACATCCTCTTAATATAAGACACCTCACCCTCAAAGCAAGATCGGTTTCGAGCTTGGCATACAAGAAAAATCACACAAGTCGTTGCTAAGTAGCAGACTTCATCAACCTTTCTTTGCCTCGGAATTTCCTCTAGAAGGCTCGAATCAAGCTACCTATCATGTAGATAGCTGATCGAATACTTAGTCAGTCCCAAACTTTATCCCAAACAACCTTTGTGATGGGGTATTGAAAGAATATGTGATTATTTGACTCCATAGCTTGCTAGCACAGTGAGCACTGGTTGTGAGGGACATAAGGCAACTTGTTCACTATCTGTAATCGTCGATGAGCAAGCAAACAAAAGGTAAACCAATGCTTGGATAGTAGTGGTAGGATCAGTGCTGTTGAGAGAGGGTAAATCTCGACCCGTATCAAAATCCTGGAGCCTGATTGTATCAACAAGTAGGTCGGCCTTCAAGACAACCGGTAGCCAAGGTATAGAAACTCCTCGTGTCTGGAAAAACATGTAAGCATTAGTTGTGCCATGCTTTTCTGCTGCAAACCACTCCAACAAGTTTATATTGGCTACCTCATGACCTCCTACTCGCTATACAAGTTGGCCATGGGTGTGGACCAACCGCTTGATCAAAGGTGAGTTCGAAACTTTGCATTGTTATTGCCAAAATTTTGATCCCCTAGGTAATTGTTGAGCACCCAACGAACCCAAAGTGAATATGTAAGTACcctatggtagttttgatgtaatcaatcaagtcaagttaggtcatgtcgtGTTTTAATCCTTGTATCTAGTGTACatgaaacttaggagcacaggaagtcgagcgaaagatgcaactagcgagaaggatgacatgggagagagtctacgggctcggtgcatccgagagacaaggtgctgtggaagagtacgctggtgaaTGAGAAGGATGCGCACGACGTTTCCtaaggatgagaagccggagcagaagcttgctcgaggagaaggccggaaaataggttcgggcgagccctattccggatggccgaaatcactcaagcgagagGAACTAGAGCAGAAGCCCGAACACAAAAGTTAACTCAGAGCTGCCTGGAGTCCGAGCGCCTagagtctgggcgcctggagcgGTTCCTAGCGGCCAAAgcgagataaagttttatcctgcACCCGTTGTGTAGCCATTTTGAGAAGATAAAATTTGCCACGCTGGGGGCGTCCGGACTATGCCACATCAGCAAACAGTCCTTTTTGACCAGTGggttataaatagagccctgatcTTCTCCTTTTCGACAACACACTTTATACTTTAAGTATTCTTTCTGTCTTTCATTTCTGAGCGTCATTTtcgtgtatgaggcttctccaccttcgatgtTTTGTTCAAGAAAGAGATTTTTCTATCGAGTCAACTTTCCTTGGAATAGCAATCCTCTAAttacaaatcaagtaaaaatttatGTCTCATACCTTTATTTAATTCCTTTATATTTTGTTTAAGTGTGTAATTGATAAAGCTTGATTGTTTGAGAAAGGTGTTTACTATTTTATATTATGCAAGGCAATTCATCTCCTCTTGCAGGTTGTAAGGGACCAACAGAATCCTTCTTGGTTTGAATGTTCCACAAAGTTTGGCATAGTAAATCACTATTTCATGCAtgtttggtgcaatttgcactaacggtTTAATTCAgactttgatgaatgacaaatgagttaagttaggtatttttaTAATCTAATGTATTTACCGAGCGTGCAAGGATTGACGGATCTAGGGGACCTGACACTAGGATGAAACCCAACTAGATTTAAGAATCCGATAGTTGGCGCGAAGCTCAGATAGATCAAACGGTcgacctgatatctggcaggaagtccggCTCGCGGGCCTGACAACTGactgaagtccagttaggtctacAGACTTGACAACTGgtgagaagacctggtgggtcgagaggCTAGTCAATATACTACaatttggtaagtgaaggtaagtcattgaAGGAAAGAgttccagtgaggacgagtccaTGTTTGGACTTTAGTCGCTGGTCCAGTTTAGGTTAATTTTGGATCTCTGAACTGAGACATTGACTAGTTCCTGATCTTAaaaggataggaactaattattactgcttattattattgtgctaatattattttgtaggttaaatatttttgtactggactaacacattttatagGGAAAAAGAAGCACAAAGTACCTCGAGTGAACAATATCCAAGGTGGCTTTAGGAGCTTTGAGTACTGTTCATAAAAGACACCTTTGGGagctta includes these proteins:
- the LOC122031135 gene encoding nucleolin-like isoform X2, with amino-acid sequence MEALCRIKSDGATAFFSMVELLVARSVLVTERLFLLWLLLTVSVEAAPVSEEVKAIFGMIRRGKHEAVLENKDDDYSDVNDDEDENDEDGDDPEDDGGDDDFSGEENDNEGDGEDGPEAKGGGSEEEDADDDDNDDDEEEEDDEDEEEEDDEEDEELQQPPTKKRK
- the LOC122031135 gene encoding nucleolin-like isoform X1, encoding MRIVLFSELSVVVSQLEGYLLIAMLHCCTIVEFAAYPACGHMICVSVEAAPVSEEVKAIFGMIRRGKHEAVLENKDDDYSDVNDDEDENDEDGDDPEDDGGDDDFSGEENDNEGDGEDGPEAKGGGSEEEDADDDDNDDDEEEEDDEDEEEEDDEEDEELQQPPTKKRK
- the LOC122031127 gene encoding PP2A regulatory subunit TAP46-like — its product is MGEWKVDDIPLPALFEEASKIHSVASGSSVDQDVVRKGIQALRRCDEMISKLGLFSSNETKDDVSTVNLKYLLVPYYIGELTEKAVEDDRIKVLKISQDHLKEFISICETLELVPEAELESSSQGGPDNFATRRARKIARFKWQRAAEAKLQEIKEKKERRHRSLRAAALSSPVEVGEEDVLDDDGEEEREAWLTTISLSICKAFDLLDMLKKEEEMLIAVKDRQSKEGEDFTQEMLDERANRAETWHRNAASRAVFSKPAEPITCATFAQDVIEGRAKVSQAHEHKHQPMIFGPASLVGGRITSERERIQAQVFQPGHRLPTMSIEEAGLREMEIMQKWQERNAKMMEEASSSWHKDITASTTDDDDDAEVEKARAWDDWKDENPRGAGNKKLTPCG